The Penaeus chinensis breed Huanghai No. 1 chromosome 36, ASM1920278v2, whole genome shotgun sequence genome includes a region encoding these proteins:
- the LOC125044900 gene encoding crustacean hyperglycemic hormone-like — MVVPKALPFEKVLQKRLVLFLALLICQNGYASFIKVRPNTLREFQYLKCQGEFNKAQYVSLSHVCEDCHNLYRQPEILTECKSNCFQNTLFPTCVSLLMLDRHEDDLNKKVALISGHDL; from the exons ATGGTCGTGCCGAAG GCTCTCCCCTTCGAAAAAGTCTTACAGAAACGCCTAGTGCTCTTTCTGGCGCTGCTGATCTGCCAG AACGGCTACGCCAGCTTTATCAAAGTAAGGCCCAACACCCTGAGGGAATTCCAGTACCTCAAGTGCCAGGGGGAGTTCAACAAGGCCCAGTACGTGTCCCTCAGTCACGTGTGCGAAGACTGCCATAACCTCTACCGCCAGCCGGAGATCTTGACGGAGTGCAA GTCAAACTGCTTCCAAAACACCCTGTTCCCCACCTGCGTGAGTCTCCTGATGTTGGACCGGCACGAAGACGACCTCAACAAAAAGGTGGCTCTCATCAGCGGCCACGACCTCTAG